A genomic stretch from Capricornis sumatraensis isolate serow.1 chromosome 4, serow.2, whole genome shotgun sequence includes:
- the SNRPF gene encoding small nuclear ribonucleoprotein F translates to MSLPLNPKPFLNGLTGKPVMVKLKWGMEYKGYLVSVDGYMNMQLANTEEYIDGALSGHLGEVLIRCNNVLYIRGVEEEEEDGEMRE, encoded by the exons ATG AGTTTGCCCCTCAACCCCAAGCCTTTCCTCAACGGATTAACAGGAAAGCCAGTAATGGTGAAGCTTAAATGGGGAATGGAGTACAAAGGCTACCTGGTGTCTGTAGATGGCTATATGAACATGCAG CTTGCAAACACAGAAGAATACATAGATGGAGCATTGTCTGGACATCTGGGTGAAGTTTTAATAAG GTGTAATAATGTGCTTTATATCAGGGGtgttgaagaagaagaagaagatgggGAAATGAGAGAATAG